A single region of the Streptomyces vilmorinianum genome encodes:
- a CDS encoding glycosyltransferase family 39 protein — MTSPTAAPRRRVPVGLIPLVWTLVLGSWGLSRQDSVWRDEAATWQVARRSTADIMCMLEQVDVVHGLYYLLMHGLFECFGPSTTVLRLPSVLAMAVAAACVAVIGQRLAGTWVGLGGGLAFGLLPAVQFYLQEGRPYALVAAGAAISTLLLVTVLQGRGRAMCWVAYSGTVLVCGLLNWLSLMILPAHMATLVWARAGRGVWVRWAAASAAATVCVLPLILFSRSQSDQVSWIPPLTWHMMIGPAILLAIGGLGALLDRPRVGRLSVAAVGLPLLAVPQIGLIGLSLIQPLFLDRYILFSLLGLALLVGAILGAAVQAAAPRFPRASMWILPVVVAVAVVALLPQSLAKRSPVSRVDDVLAIAAEVRQVAQDGDAVIYIPAARRDTGLVSPDAFAGLHDIALAQSPEESGTLKGVEASPDRIRAAMLSRRRILLVTDARQVAKPVAAERDKVKTSVLKEYFTPVSDEQVRGRRVTVYERLAPAR; from the coding sequence ATGACATCCCCGACAGCAGCCCCCCGCCGCCGCGTTCCCGTGGGGCTGATTCCTCTGGTGTGGACTCTCGTCCTCGGCTCGTGGGGGTTGTCCCGGCAGGACAGTGTGTGGCGGGACGAGGCAGCGACCTGGCAGGTGGCCCGACGGTCCACCGCCGACATCATGTGCATGCTGGAGCAGGTCGATGTCGTGCACGGGCTCTACTACCTGCTGATGCATGGGCTGTTCGAATGCTTCGGGCCCAGTACCACGGTCTTGCGGCTGCCCTCCGTGCTGGCCATGGCGGTGGCGGCGGCCTGTGTGGCGGTCATCGGTCAGCGGCTGGCCGGAACCTGGGTGGGCCTGGGGGGAGGGCTGGCGTTCGGGCTGCTTCCCGCCGTGCAGTTCTACCTCCAGGAGGGACGCCCGTACGCACTGGTCGCGGCCGGGGCCGCGATCTCGACACTGCTGCTCGTGACCGTCCTCCAGGGGCGCGGCCGGGCGATGTGCTGGGTGGCGTACAGCGGCACCGTCCTCGTGTGCGGGCTGCTGAACTGGCTCTCGCTGATGATTCTGCCGGCGCACATGGCGACCCTGGTGTGGGCGCGGGCCGGGCGCGGGGTGTGGGTACGCTGGGCGGCGGCCTCGGCAGCCGCCACGGTGTGTGTGCTGCCGTTGATCCTGTTCAGCCGGAGCCAGTCCGACCAGGTGTCCTGGATACCGCCGCTGACCTGGCACATGATGATCGGCCCCGCGATCCTGCTCGCGATCGGCGGGCTCGGAGCCCTGCTGGACCGGCCCCGGGTGGGCCGACTGTCGGTGGCGGCCGTCGGGCTGCCGCTTCTGGCGGTGCCGCAGATCGGACTGATCGGCCTCTCCCTGATCCAGCCGCTGTTCCTGGACCGGTACATACTGTTCAGCCTGCTGGGTCTGGCGCTGCTGGTCGGTGCGATCCTCGGCGCGGCGGTACAGGCGGCCGCGCCGCGGTTCCCGAGGGCGTCGATGTGGATTCTCCCCGTGGTGGTCGCCGTGGCGGTGGTGGCACTCCTGCCGCAGTCGCTGGCCAAGAGGTCCCCGGTGAGCCGGGTGGACGACGTCCTGGCGATAGCGGCGGAGGTGCGGCAGGTGGCGCAGGACGGGGACGCGGTGATCTACATACCGGCGGCGCGGCGGGACACCGGTTTGGTGTCACCCGACGCCTTCGCCGGTCTGCACGACATCGCGCTGGCACAGAGCCCTGAGGAGTCCGGAACGCTCAAGGGCGTGGAGGCGAGCCCTGATCGGATCCGGGCCGCGATGCTGAGCCGGCGGCGGATCCTCCTGGTGACGGACGCACGGCAGGTGGCGAAGCCGGTGGCGGCGGAGCGGGACAAGGTGAAGACCTCTGTCCTGAAGGAGTACTTCACTCCGGTGTCGGACGAGCAGGTCCGTGGTCGGAGGGTGACGGTGTACGAGCGTCTCGCGCCGGCTCGGTGA
- a CDS encoding VOC family protein has translation MARSEREGPDVVRMAAEVFGAPCWLSLMARDLHAAQEFYRAVLGWTFTTSSLGRGFSVAELDGVPVAGIDAVAGEFAVPVAWTVYFAVDDADAAVARIRAHGGTVGVGPVAYPPTGRAALATDLEGAAFGVWEGRVLSTWHIGEGEAPAWLELQTRNAFDAAFFYGKVLKWADDGSPGCCEVSYEEDQVVLRHEGQAVARLNSGPVDSGSPAPQSRPRWLVHFKVPDLEAARAAVVEHGGGIVTDDVQVVARDPEGGLFALDELPAVGWPVVP, from the coding sequence ATGGCACGCAGCGAAAGGGAGGGCCCTGACGTGGTCCGGATGGCCGCGGAGGTCTTCGGCGCGCCGTGCTGGCTGAGTCTGATGGCGCGTGACCTCCACGCCGCACAGGAGTTCTACCGCGCTGTGCTCGGCTGGACCTTCACGACCAGCAGCCTCGGGCGGGGGTTCTCCGTCGCCGAGCTGGACGGCGTGCCCGTCGCGGGGATCGACGCCGTGGCCGGCGAGTTCGCCGTACCCGTGGCGTGGACGGTGTACTTCGCCGTCGACGACGCGGACGCCGCCGTGGCGCGCATTCGCGCCCACGGCGGCACCGTGGGCGTCGGCCCTGTCGCGTATCCGCCCACCGGCCGCGCGGCGCTCGCCACCGACCTCGAGGGCGCCGCTTTCGGGGTCTGGGAGGGTCGCGTCCTGTCCACCTGGCACATCGGTGAGGGTGAGGCGCCCGCGTGGCTCGAGCTGCAGACCAGGAACGCGTTCGACGCCGCGTTCTTCTACGGCAAGGTGCTCAAGTGGGCTGACGACGGGAGCCCCGGCTGCTGCGAGGTCTCGTACGAGGAGGATCAGGTCGTTCTGCGGCACGAGGGCCAGGCGGTGGCACGGCTGAACAGCGGCCCGGTCGACAGCGGGTCCCCCGCCCCGCAGTCACGGCCCCGCTGGCTGGTCCACTTCAAGGTCCCCGACCTGGAGGCCGCCAGGGCCGCGGTCGTCGAGCACGGCGGCGGCATCGTCACGGACGACGTCCAGGTGGTGGCGCGGGATCCGGAGGGCGGTCTGTTCGCCCTCGACGAGTTGCCGGCCGTCGGGTGGCCGGTCGTCCCCTGA
- a CDS encoding TetR/AcrR family transcriptional regulator, translating into MTHSKTSRRSSGKRERLAAAAAKVLHEQGVEQTTLADIARAADVPVGNVYYYFKTKNELVEAAIDAHAQSLRGMLGALDALPTPQDRLKALLNGWVEQRELTARYGCPTGSLASELDKRADGLDEAVAKVIQDLIDWATAQFRAMGREDCRELAVALIAAYQGISLLTNTFREPELMTAEGRRLERWIDSLA; encoded by the coding sequence GTGACTCACTCAAAAACGTCCCGGCGATCATCGGGCAAGCGGGAACGGCTGGCGGCCGCCGCGGCCAAGGTGCTGCACGAGCAGGGCGTCGAACAGACCACGCTCGCCGACATCGCCCGAGCGGCCGACGTCCCGGTCGGCAACGTCTACTACTACTTCAAGACCAAGAACGAGCTGGTCGAAGCGGCGATCGACGCGCACGCGCAGAGCCTGCGGGGCATGCTCGGCGCTCTCGACGCGCTCCCCACCCCCCAGGACAGGCTGAAGGCGCTCCTGAACGGCTGGGTCGAGCAGCGCGAGCTGACCGCCCGGTACGGCTGCCCGACCGGAAGCCTCGCCTCGGAGCTCGACAAGCGGGCCGACGGCCTCGACGAGGCCGTCGCCAAGGTCATCCAGGACCTCATCGACTGGGCCACGGCGCAGTTCCGGGCGATGGGACGCGAGGACTGCCGCGAACTCGCGGTCGCCCTGATCGCCGCGTACCAAGGGATCTCGCTGCTCACCAACACCTTCCGCGAACCCGAGCTCATGACCGCCGAAGGGCGCCGCCTGGAACGCTGGATCGACTCGCTCGCCTGA
- a CDS encoding endonuclease I family protein — MSAVQTGRWKALAAAISAVLIGLTLPTVAATPASATTTAYDSTYYKNAIGKTGTSLKSSLHTIISGQSKISYDAVWNALKVTDQDPNNSGNVILLYSGTSRSKALSGGDVGDWNREHVWAQSHGSFGTSAGPGTDLHHLRPADVQVNSIRGNKDFDNGGSAVSGAPGSYTDTNSFEPRDADKGDVARMILYMAVRYEGDDAWADLEPNDSVSNGSVPYHGRLSVLKQWNEQDPPSAFEERRNDVIYNTYQGNRNPFIDHPEWIEAIW; from the coding sequence ATGTCCGCTGTGCAGACAGGCAGATGGAAGGCGCTGGCGGCAGCCATATCCGCCGTCCTCATCGGCCTCACCCTTCCGACGGTCGCCGCGACTCCGGCGAGCGCGACGACCACGGCCTACGACAGCACGTACTACAAGAACGCGATCGGCAAGACCGGCACGAGCCTCAAGTCCTCGCTCCACACCATCATCAGCGGCCAGAGCAAGATCTCGTACGACGCGGTCTGGAACGCGCTGAAGGTCACCGACCAGGACCCGAACAACAGCGGCAACGTGATCCTGCTGTACAGCGGCACCTCGCGCAGCAAGGCACTCAGCGGCGGCGACGTGGGCGACTGGAACCGCGAGCACGTCTGGGCCCAGTCCCACGGCAGCTTCGGCACCTCGGCCGGACCCGGCACCGATCTGCACCATCTGCGCCCCGCGGACGTCCAGGTCAACAGCATCCGCGGCAACAAGGACTTCGACAACGGCGGCAGCGCGGTCAGCGGCGCGCCCGGCAGCTACACGGACACCAACTCCTTCGAGCCGCGCGACGCGGACAAGGGCGACGTGGCCCGCATGATCCTCTACATGGCCGTCCGCTACGAGGGCGACGACGCCTGGGCCGACCTTGAGCCCAACGACTCGGTCTCCAACGGCAGCGTCCCCTACCACGGCCGTCTCTCGGTCCTGAAGCAGTGGAACGAGCAGGACCCGCCGAGCGCCTTCGAGGAACGACGCAACGACGTCATCTACAACACGTACCAGGGCAACCGCAATCCGTTCATCGACCACCCGGAGTGGATCGAGGCGATCTGGTAG
- a CDS encoding isoamylase early set domain-containing protein — translation MLERKQRKTRTEITFVLPADTPPGPVSVVGDFNGWDPYAHPLRARQDAMRAVTVTLPRKSSHSFRYLAAGDYWFNDESADGQDGPNSRVNT, via the coding sequence GTGCTCGAACGCAAGCAGCGCAAGACCCGGACCGAGATCACCTTCGTGCTCCCCGCCGACACCCCTCCCGGGCCGGTCAGTGTCGTGGGTGACTTCAACGGCTGGGACCCCTACGCCCACCCCCTCCGCGCCCGGCAGGACGCCATGCGGGCCGTCACCGTCACGCTGCCCCGCAAGAGCAGCCACTCCTTCCGCTATCTGGCGGCCGGCGACTACTGGTTCAACGACGAGTCCGCCGACGGCCAGGACGGCCCCAACAGCAGGGTGAACACCTGA
- a CDS encoding MBL fold metallo-hydrolase codes for MAWRLRLTLLGVGAMNSPRFAPAGLLVAHRGRRVALDAGPGADPPRRLDAWLVTDEHAELRSALRRMAAERDVEPRMGEVRLGDLRIGAFEVVHTSHPTCGYRIEAGGRVAVWAPEFWEFPSWAGGADVMFAEAAGWDRRIRFRGGVGGHAYVLEVGREALLHRVRRLVYAHIGRPCLRAMDAGLRPEWGEWGREGRTYTLSCTE; via the coding sequence ATGGCGTGGCGGCTGCGGCTGACGCTGCTCGGGGTGGGGGCGATGAACTCGCCCCGCTTCGCACCGGCGGGCCTGCTGGTCGCCCACCGCGGCCGGCGGGTGGCGCTCGACGCCGGCCCCGGAGCGGATCCGCCGCGGCGGCTGGACGCCTGGCTGGTCACCGACGAGCACGCCGAGCTCCGTTCGGCCCTGCGGCGGATGGCCGCGGAGCGGGACGTCGAGCCCCGGATGGGTGAGGTGAGGCTGGGCGACCTGCGCATCGGCGCCTTCGAGGTGGTGCACACCTCTCATCCGACCTGCGGGTACCGGATCGAAGCCGGCGGGAGGGTGGCGGTGTGGGCCCCGGAGTTCTGGGAGTTCCCGTCGTGGGCGGGCGGCGCCGACGTGATGTTCGCGGAGGCGGCGGGCTGGGACCGGCGGATCAGGTTCCGGGGCGGGGTCGGCGGCCACGCGTACGTCCTGGAGGTCGGGCGCGAGGCGCTCCTGCACCGGGTACGGCGTCTGGTGTACGCGCACATCGGCCGCCCGTGCCTGCGGGCGATGGACGCGGGGCTGCGGCCCGAGTGGGGTGAGTGGGGCCGCGAGGGCCGGACGTACACGCTGAGCTGCACCGAGTGA
- a CDS encoding DUF6213 family protein: MNASIPLVSLAGGPLLIPADRVTGLLRRLAAGWLASTDAGETDLDPGTVLALAGVLSDVADQIDAECIAFLPVRGEGGGTSPP, encoded by the coding sequence ATGAACGCGTCGATACCCCTCGTCTCCCTCGCGGGCGGTCCCCTGCTCATCCCGGCCGACCGGGTCACGGGTCTTCTGCGGCGACTCGCCGCCGGATGGCTGGCGTCGACGGACGCGGGCGAGACGGACCTCGACCCCGGGACCGTGCTGGCCCTGGCCGGAGTGCTGAGCGATGTGGCCGATCAGATCGACGCCGAGTGCATCGCCTTCCTCCCCGTACGGGGTGAGGGAGGCGGCACGTCGCCCCCCTGA
- a CDS encoding SDR family oxidoreductase yields the protein MIVVTGATGNVGQELVRILVGAGEQVTAVSRRPAQWPDAVRHVRADLADPGSLRTALDGADALFLLVAGEDPQGILDEARAGGVRRVVLLSSQGAGTRPEVYRHPAAFEDAVRRSGLDWTILRSGGLNSNAFAWAESIRAHRTAAAPFGDVGLPTVDPADVAEVAAMVLREGGHAGSTYDLTGPAPVTPRERAEAIGDALGTPVRFIEQTRAEARAQMLAFMPEPVVEGTLAILGRPLPAEQETSPAVERVLGRTPRTFADWAARTAPAFR from the coding sequence ATGATTGTCGTGACGGGTGCGACGGGGAACGTCGGCCAGGAGCTGGTGCGGATTCTCGTCGGGGCCGGTGAACAGGTGACCGCCGTCTCCCGGCGCCCGGCGCAATGGCCCGACGCTGTACGGCACGTGCGGGCCGACCTCGCCGATCCGGGGAGTCTGCGCACCGCTCTCGACGGGGCCGATGCGCTGTTCCTGCTCGTGGCCGGCGAGGACCCGCAGGGCATCCTCGACGAGGCCAGGGCGGGTGGAGTACGGCGCGTCGTCCTGCTCTCCTCCCAGGGCGCCGGAACGCGGCCGGAGGTCTACCGCCATCCCGCGGCGTTCGAGGACGCCGTGCGCCGCTCGGGCCTCGACTGGACGATCCTGCGCTCCGGGGGGCTGAACTCGAACGCCTTCGCGTGGGCCGAGTCGATCCGTGCGCACCGAACGGCCGCCGCGCCGTTCGGCGACGTCGGGCTTCCCACGGTCGACCCGGCGGACGTCGCCGAGGTCGCGGCCATGGTCCTGCGCGAGGGCGGCCACGCGGGCAGCACGTACGACCTCACCGGCCCCGCTCCGGTCACCCCGCGCGAGCGGGCCGAGGCGATCGGCGACGCCCTGGGGACGCCCGTGCGCTTCATCGAGCAGACCCGCGCCGAGGCGCGCGCGCAGATGCTGGCGTTCATGCCCGAACCGGTGGTGGAGGGCACCCTCGCCATCCTCGGCCGGCCGCTTCCGGCCGAACAGGAGACCAGCCCCGCCGTCGAGCGCGTCCTGGGCCGGACGCCGCGCACCTTCGCGGACTGGGCCGCACGCACCGCCCCCGCCTTCCGGTGA
- a CDS encoding polysaccharide lyase 8 family protein, with the protein MHSSVPVPVPVPASLLSRRGLLRAALGVAAVAPLAPPVAAAPAYAAVAADAYDTLRLTWRDLLLGTNVVPTAEPFASKLAALGAAARDLRAAMAPATGSLWPDLPYADPEPDTDAESYTYSGNLNTSYHRLRTLAEAYSQPGTGLTGDAALRAEILAGLDHLHDQAYNASQARYGNWYSWQIGIPQALLDIDVLLYDFLGAARIAEHCAAVDHFVPDSAVANYTGTSTGANRVDLCRVLALRGVIGRSSPKLSLARDALSPVFPYVTTGDGLHADGSFIQHTYVPYAGSYGAVMLGGLSMLFALLKGSAWEVTDSGRQVVFDSVEKAYAPFLFNGLAMDAVSGRAISRGVQRTDTRGVRQDDHLRGHAIIACVALLARSASSAEKARWDGMVKGWIARDYYSPLLTSPALGVSALARLKTVADGTAAASPEPTGHRLFPGMDRSVHRRAGWAAALSMASNRITYYENGNGENLRAWHSGSGMLYWWGDDFANGQYSDHFWPTVDPYRLPGTTASRKPLADGEGGVWGAARPDVRWVGGTTDGTYAAVGQYLKGLSSTLLAKKSWFFLDDAVVCLGAGIHGRDGAGVESVVENRNLGQSGVHAFTVDGAAQPTALGWSATLTGARWAHLAGHAGYVFPGGASSLKALRQARTGAWSDINKGAVTDPVTRRYLTLWFDHGTDPTWAAYSYILMPGADQAQTAARAADTGWLTVLANTNEQQGVRVPALGFTGINFWFGGTVGDVTAGAPASVLIRESGTTATVCVSGPLRDGATIDLTWHRPVSAVLSKDATVQVLATGSTLQLRIAPGTLAGTHKAVVGLA; encoded by the coding sequence ATGCACTCCTCCGTTCCCGTCCCCGTTCCCGTCCCCGCCTCCCTGCTGTCCCGCCGAGGTCTGCTGCGCGCGGCCCTGGGCGTCGCGGCTGTCGCGCCGCTCGCGCCACCGGTCGCCGCGGCACCCGCGTACGCGGCCGTGGCCGCCGACGCGTACGACACGCTGCGCCTGACGTGGCGGGACCTCCTCCTCGGCACGAACGTCGTCCCGACCGCCGAGCCCTTCGCCTCGAAGCTCGCCGCGCTCGGCGCCGCCGCCCGCGATCTGCGCGCCGCCATGGCTCCCGCGACCGGCTCCCTCTGGCCGGACCTGCCCTACGCGGACCCCGAGCCGGACACGGACGCCGAGTCGTACACGTACTCCGGCAACCTCAACACCAGTTACCACCGCCTGCGCACCCTCGCCGAGGCGTACTCCCAGCCCGGCACGGGCCTCACCGGCGACGCGGCCCTGCGCGCCGAGATCCTCGCCGGCCTCGACCACCTCCACGACCAGGCGTACAACGCGAGCCAGGCCCGCTACGGCAACTGGTACAGCTGGCAGATCGGCATCCCGCAGGCGCTGCTCGACATCGACGTCCTCCTCTACGACTTCCTCGGCGCCGCCCGGATCGCCGAACACTGCGCCGCCGTCGACCACTTCGTCCCCGACAGCGCCGTCGCGAACTACACCGGCACCTCCACCGGGGCCAACCGGGTCGACCTGTGCCGGGTCCTCGCCCTGCGCGGTGTCATCGGCAGGTCCTCCCCGAAACTCTCTCTCGCACGGGACGCGCTCTCACCGGTCTTCCCGTACGTCACCACCGGCGACGGGCTCCACGCCGACGGGAGCTTCATCCAGCACACGTACGTCCCCTACGCGGGGTCGTACGGCGCCGTCATGCTCGGCGGTCTCTCGATGCTGTTCGCCCTGCTCAAGGGCTCTGCGTGGGAGGTCACCGACAGCGGCCGGCAGGTCGTGTTCGACTCCGTCGAGAAGGCGTACGCGCCCTTCCTCTTCAACGGCCTGGCCATGGACGCCGTCTCGGGGCGGGCGATCAGCCGCGGCGTGCAGAGGACGGACACCAGGGGCGTCCGCCAGGACGACCATCTGCGGGGCCACGCGATCATCGCGTGCGTCGCGCTGCTCGCGCGGAGCGCGTCGAGCGCGGAGAAGGCCCGCTGGGACGGGATGGTCAAGGGCTGGATCGCCCGCGACTACTACAGCCCGCTGCTCACGAGCCCCGCGCTCGGCGTCTCCGCGCTCGCGCGCCTCAAGACCGTCGCCGACGGGACGGCGGCGGCGAGCCCCGAGCCGACCGGACACCGGCTCTTCCCCGGCATGGACCGGTCCGTGCACCGCCGCGCCGGCTGGGCGGCCGCGCTCTCCATGGCGTCGAACCGGATCACGTACTACGAGAACGGCAACGGCGAGAACCTGCGCGCCTGGCACAGCGGCTCCGGCATGCTCTACTGGTGGGGGGACGACTTCGCCAACGGCCAGTACAGCGACCACTTCTGGCCGACCGTCGACCCCTACCGACTGCCCGGCACCACCGCCTCCCGCAAGCCGCTCGCCGACGGCGAAGGCGGCGTCTGGGGCGCGGCCCGGCCCGACGTGCGCTGGGTCGGCGGGACCACCGACGGGACGTACGCGGCCGTGGGGCAGTACCTCAAGGGCCTGTCGTCCACGCTCCTGGCGAAGAAGTCCTGGTTCTTCCTGGACGACGCGGTCGTCTGCCTGGGCGCCGGGATCCACGGCCGCGACGGCGCCGGCGTCGAGTCGGTCGTGGAGAACCGCAACCTCGGCCAGTCCGGCGTGCACGCCTTCACCGTCGACGGCGCGGCCCAGCCGACCGCACTCGGCTGGAGCGCCACCCTCACCGGCGCCCGTTGGGCGCATCTCGCCGGACACGCCGGCTACGTCTTCCCCGGCGGCGCCTCGTCCCTGAAGGCCCTGCGGCAGGCCCGCACGGGCGCCTGGTCGGACATCAACAAGGGCGCCGTGACCGATCCGGTGACGCGCCGGTACCTCACGCTCTGGTTCGACCACGGCACGGATCCGACCTGGGCGGCGTACTCCTACATCCTGATGCCGGGGGCCGACCAGGCGCAGACGGCGGCCCGCGCCGCCGACACGGGCTGGCTCACCGTCCTCGCCAACACCAACGAACAACAAGGCGTACGGGTCCCGGCGCTGGGCTTCACCGGGATCAACTTCTGGTTCGGCGGCACGGTCGGCGACGTCACGGCCGGGGCCCCCGCGTCCGTGCTGATCCGGGAGTCCGGCACCACCGCCACGGTCTGCGTCTCCGGCCCCCTGCGCGACGGGGCGACGATCGACCTCACGTGGCACCGGCCCGTCTCGGCCGTGCTGTCCAAGGACGCGACGGTCCAGGTGCTGGCCACCGGCTCCACGCTCCAGCTGCGGATCGCTCCGGGGACACTCGCCGGCACGCACAAGGCGGTGGTCGGGCTCGCCTGA
- a CDS encoding universal stress protein → MNVNDETPRVVVGVDGSPDSYDALRWAVRHARLIGGTVDVVAAYDVPGAVGRSAPPVSAAFDEEQARQALSDEIRTVLVRAGEVPLVEHVVRGNPAKVLIGASAGAEMLVVGSRGRGGFASLLLGSVSQQCALHASCPVVIVRPDVMEAMEATEATEATEATRATEATKTTEHGPS, encoded by the coding sequence ATGAACGTCAACGACGAGACTCCCCGCGTGGTCGTGGGCGTCGACGGCTCCCCGGACTCGTACGACGCCTTGCGGTGGGCGGTGCGGCACGCGCGGCTCATCGGCGGGACGGTGGACGTCGTGGCCGCCTACGACGTGCCGGGAGCGGTGGGACGATCCGCTCCGCCGGTGTCCGCCGCCTTCGACGAGGAGCAGGCCCGGCAGGCCCTGTCGGACGAGATCCGGACCGTGCTCGTGCGGGCCGGTGAGGTTCCGCTGGTGGAACACGTGGTGCGGGGCAACCCGGCCAAGGTGCTGATCGGAGCGTCGGCGGGGGCCGAGATGCTGGTCGTGGGCAGCCGGGGCCGGGGCGGCTTCGCCAGCCTGCTCCTGGGCTCCGTCAGCCAGCAGTGCGCCCTGCACGCGTCCTGCCCCGTCGTCATCGTCCGTCCGGACGTCATGGAAGCGATGGAGGCCACGGAGGCCACGGAGGCCACGGAGGCCACAAGGGCCACGGAAGCCACGAAAACCACGGAGCACGGCCCGTCGTAG
- a CDS encoding methyltransferase family protein, whose product MPEAHLLGLAVAVLLHRRHPWVLPGPRSAHVLLGMPLIGAGGHLIARSVRAARQVDLARPAQLVVLGPYAVSRNPMYAGWALLHLGAALAGGSGWAVAALVPVGSWMHGEVLREERVLTGAFGEEFRRYRERVPRYLPRLARAPVTEPARDARTPSPSDHGPARPTPE is encoded by the coding sequence GTGCCCGAGGCACATCTCCTGGGCCTGGCCGTCGCCGTGCTGCTGCACCGGCGACACCCGTGGGTCCTGCCGGGACCGCGATCCGCGCACGTCCTTCTGGGCATGCCTCTGATCGGAGCGGGCGGTCACCTCATCGCCCGGTCGGTGCGTGCCGCGCGGCAGGTCGACCTCGCCCGCCCCGCGCAGCTGGTGGTCCTCGGGCCGTACGCCGTCAGCCGGAACCCCATGTACGCGGGCTGGGCCCTGCTCCACCTCGGCGCGGCACTCGCCGGCGGTTCCGGCTGGGCCGTCGCGGCGCTCGTTCCGGTCGGGTCATGGATGCACGGGGAGGTGCTGCGCGAGGAACGCGTGCTGACGGGCGCCTTCGGCGAGGAGTTCCGGCGTTACCGGGAGAGGGTGCCGCGCTATCTGCCGCGGCTCGCGCGTGCGCCCGTCACCGAGCCGGCGCGAGACGCTCGTACACCGTCACCCTCCGACCACGGACCTGCTCGTCCGACACCGGAGTGA